The region AGGGTCCTCCGAGTCTTGATAATGGAATTGGGACTCGGCACAACTTTTCCGCGGTTCCTCCCAAACTTTTGTGTGCGACATTTGTCTTAAAGTTTACAGCACTTCCTTCGTCTATGAGGATTCACTCcatatttcaattttcaatgatGGTAGTTACCACCAAAGCGTCGTTGTGGGATGCTTTCAAATGTTCATAATCTTCAACATCAAAAATCACTGGTGGCATATGGGTTTCCCTGATGTTCATTACTTCTCTCATCTGCTTCCTTCGAATGGTTGAGCTGCTATGCCATCCcccattaatcatgtgtatcGTCTCTAGAATCTTGGACGGCCTctcttcttccttttctttgCCTTTGTCATCCCTGCTCCTTTTTTCTCCCTTATCACTGCTTTTTGGTTTATGAGCTATGAACTTTCTCAGTTTGCCAGCGTCTATCATCTTTTCTATCTCAACTTTTAGATCTCTACACTCGTCCGTTTCGCGTCCATTTTCATCATGGAATTTGCATAACTTCCTGGTATCTCTAATCTCGGATTTCATCTTTGGTGGTCATGCCACATTCTTCACATTCTCCTTAATCCACATGAGGACGTTGGTCCTACTAGTGTTTAACAGCGTGTAATTGCGTTCGTCATCTCTGGGGTCGTTCCTTAGTTCGTATCTGCTTTGTGGGGCGAATCGCCTACTTTCTTTGGGCCTTTGTCACATGTCATCTAATTTCAATTTGGGTCTATCTCTTGATTTCTCCTTTGACTCCTTTCCTTTTGCTTCTTTCCCTCTGATAGCTCTGTGTCCTTCGTCTAGCTTAAAGTATTTCTGGGCGATGCCTATTAGGAGAAGGTGGTTGGCTTGTTGACGAACAGCTTGTCTACTAGTTTGCTGAATCTTGTTCCTTCCCTCAGTGCTTCGATTTCCATATCAACATTCAATTCTATTTTCATAACTTGTTTGTTGAATCTTTCGATGTAGCTCATCAATGTTTCTCCTTCCTCATGGATGCATGACCTCAAGATGCTGGTGGTCGTTTTGGCCGGAATGTTAGTGAGATAGTTGTTGAGAAATTCTGTCGACAAAGAGGTGAAGCTCTTGATCAATCTCGGCTTGAGTTTATTGTACCATCTTTTGACGGTTCATGTTAGGATGGTCAGGAATACTCGACACAAGATCGCGTCGGAGACGCTCAAGAGGCCCATAGTCGTAGTAAACCTGGACGTGTGGTCCCTCTGGTCATCTTCTCCGTTAAATGTTGGTAAGGTGGGCAGCTTCATGTTGTATGGGGATTGTTTCTTTCATGATTTCAGCTGATAGGGGCGAACCCTTTGGCCCCGGGTCGTCTATATCCAGTTCTTCAGATTTTAGCTTCTTCAAAGCTTTGGCTATTTTCTCCTCCGAGTCCTCTTCTGCTACATACGTGGTTTTGCTTTTCTGGGCGATTCATAGGGTTCGCCTTCGTCTTCCTCGTTCTTTTTTCTGAACTGTGCCTTTTCGGCATCTTTTTCTTGCCTCTTGCTTTTTACTGGGGCATCCTCTTTCTCCCTTTCTCTTCGTTCCTCTATTTTGGAGTTAAGTCCGCTTCGGGCATCATCTTGATTTTTTGCATTCTTCGTTGCATTCCCTTGATTTTCATCCTCTAACTCGTCATTTCTGTGTTCTCGGTTTTATGGGTTTTCTCCTCCTTTGTTTCTTCCTTCGTTTCTTTCTTCGTTTCTCCCTTCATTTCCTCTGGTTCGTCCTTGGTGATTTGGATTCCTTGCGTTTTCTGTCCTGTGTCTTCGTTGGGCAGTGGTTGGGCTGAAATTTTCCCTCAATATTCTCATGGTCTCATCATGGTTATCGTTTGATCGTTTGGGTTCGTTAGCCAATCTATCTAGATTTGTTTGGACAGCTTCCAACACCTTTTTTAAAATCTCGTTGTATACTTTTGGGGTTATCACATCTTGTGTTTGCTCGTTGTTTGCACCGAGGTCAAGGAATGCAATAGGGTTGCTTCCCCTTATCGGGTTGGTCTGGTATTGGGGGATGGAGAAGGACGTTCCTCCGGCGTGACTCCCTCCCAGCTGTGCTGTGTACGCCTTCGCCAATGATGTTTATCACCTCAGGCGTTTGTTGATGGAGCTTAGGATCCATCGGCTACTTGTTCTTAAGGTTTGATCTATCAGAAGTCATCTTGTTCAATGAATTttgttttgagttcagaaaagcttcTTCTTGTTCGAAGTTTTTAGAGcactttcccacagacggcaccaattgatggagtctgccttctaatccggtggattaacctgcaaaataggatagaagctaaccggacggtggtggtccgattaactctccgatgctaaagtcagtttaggctttgaGCAGCGATTTGAGTATCTGAatgtagttgtgtgtttaggcatacctcaagctcttccatagtagttgaatgtataccttgtGGACTTagaataggaaagtgattcctatttagtagggtttgatcATGAATAGGAGTGTAGTTTCTTATTCGGATGAAATCTTATTCAGAAATATCTTCTTAAATAAGTTTATCTTATTAAGTTGGAGTTTATCtttctaagttggagtttgtatccaaatagaaaAGATTTTCGTGGATCTGTTCGTTTGAACAAATCTCTAGGTCGACGCGCTTATCCGGGTCTTTTGGGGATTCAGCGTTTCGTGATTTGACTTACTTCAGTCAAGGCGAATCTCATGAATTTGGTTGTTAGTTTTATCTGACTTAACCCTTTGGGCGAGAGTCCGATATCGTCTGAGGatagatctcctgcgactcggctccatagAGCTTATAATAGGATTAGGTATCCATCAGTAAACTTTAAACACAAAGTCTAatggattaaaaatttaattttttattgagtAGTGATATAGGATTAAATTTTAATCCGAACCACTTTAAAATTGCTTTGTCTATTTTTTCCAaaccctaaacttatttttttttcttaattaaattttaattttttaaataattttaattcgcCTTTCTTAAATTGCATCTGAAATTTTAcaagttatttttatattattcagCCATAATAATACATGACTATCCCTTACACTGGACCGGTTCAGTGCTGGACTATAACGGAACCCAACTAATAAATACTACATTTAGGAATGATACATCTAAATCCAGTGGAGAGTCTAGGACTAGGCAAGTCCAGATGATGTGATGATGGCAACAGTTCAGCTCGTATTCCAGTCTTCCAAACAGTTTTAACTACCACTTTGCGCTCCATGTAACCCATCACTGTTATTCGGTTTGATACATTATCTATTTGCACACATTTTACTCCTGCATCAATCATATATATTTGTCACATTTTATGTGAGAAGTATTATATCCAATTTATTAATAATGGGATCTATTTAATAGcagctataaaaaaaaaaatctgtcATCTCTAATTTTTTAGAGGATTAGCTATTTCGTGATTTCAACTTTTGACATGAAAAGTCATGTGGAATATTtatagaataattatacaacgcaacggttgcgccacgtcattcgtgcaacaaaccaatgaggcgttagccatttgcaaatgtttaatgataaaaaaataaacaataaataaagatttcttatcgcaaatgattattggcttgtcgtaaaaatgacgtggcacatcaattgtgtgggataaacactcataTTTATAACATAAAGAGTCTCAGTCGTATgatttttttaaccaaaaaaaaaagtttagtttCATGAGTAAAATCAGTTGAATgagttaattaatataaataaaatataatttagtcgattaatttattttcattacaaactactcaaaatataaataaaaaacaaaaaatatatcaacAAATTATATACattgttaataatttaataaacataCATacttctaaataattaaaaatcataGTTTCTtcatgaatatattttttatgcttTAATATTTAGACTTAAATAAGCCACGCGactaagttttattttttttaatattaattagatGAATTTTATGAGAAgacataaaatttataatagaaATCACATTTTTTGTTAAACAACTATACCACATTGCGTTTTATGATGTTAAATATTACACAAAACTCTTTATGTCAAGAATTGAAATAACATGATAATTAAATGTACTTATCCCTTTAAAAAGTCTAATCATCCAAAAATACctcatttttttatctttttttcatttatgatcCAAGTCttcaaaatcgtcaattttagccaatttttaaTTTCCAGTTTCAATTGTCGccatttgttcaaattaaaatggaaaaggttcaaatatatcTTTCATATTACTTCATATTGTTCCAATCTACTTTTGTTCaagtaaaaatttcaaatatgaaggccatatttgaattatttttctactccaatctatatctatactatatataaaaagcacggatgggggggggtgggggacaggcaaatttactgaataatccttttcagtttattattaaataaaggttttatagtcattaactaattagctatttaattaattactattgtaattaaagtcctaattagaataggtagctaaattatctctaatttatattaaagatatattctaattagaattccaattagatatattataattaaggtaattaaagtcctaattagaataggtagctaaattatctccaatttatattaaaaatatatcctAATTAGAATCCCAATtagatatattataattaaattcctaattagAATACAATTACATGATatatactttatttatttaatatttgatgaaTAACCTATTTCGTAGAAGTgaatattgttatttaaaaaaaaaaacaagagcagccaaataatatttttggtaCTTATTACcgatttatttattatttggaaAGAATAATGCGCATTGTGGTATTCCTAATCCAACTACAACTTTGATATGTAGCCATATTTCTAATTTAATGAAgatctatatattataatattctataatatcatttaatataaaactgaaaacattagttatttaattaatcactattgtgattgaagtcctaattagaataagtaactaaattatctccaatttaatttttagtatgcaaaaaataattaaattgtcttcaaattagtaggaatatcttacaaaattaaaatactctatttggttaatatattattatttaaatttctatcttattatttttaaagatattattaattaatttaagttaattatttaattatgcttattataaaaccaaaagaaaaataaatttagtatatggttattataaaaccaaaagaagaataacttcattatggaaaaaaaatttaataaccgaatatgttatatttacttttacaaaattttttaactaatttaatattaattataaataaaaattgatataattataataaatttactaatatgttcattgacgagttacgttacgagccacgtgcatagcacgtaatgcgaaactagtataaacAAATGACTATAGCtgaaaccaaaattttaaaaagcgAGCTAAAATtaacgatttaaaaaaaaatattattgctACCATACATTTCCACatttagtgtttttttatttaaaaacaatataaaaacacGTCTAACCTTTGTTtccaactttttaaatttttcatcctATATCCCGGTTTGTgttgtatatattatttattcataaGAACTAAATATTGGTAGATTTAGTGCCatgttttttaaattgtatttaaatcggaaaaaaacgCGAAAACTTCAATACATAGTCACAGTAATCCCAAACAAAAAACGAATAAAATAAAGCCGTAggtattttgtttattacttttttaaaaaaaattgtacgcAACCGTTGTGCCATGTTATTCGTGCAATAAACCAATGTCGCGTTAGTCATgtggaaaaattaataataaaataattaattaaaatattttctatcgcaaatgtttattgacttgttgtaaatatgacatgacacAATTAATGCGGGGATAAATACTCCTTTTTAAAAATAGGATAATAAGAGAGTACGTGTCATGCATCCAACAATTTGAAATGATATTTTCATTGAAGTAAAGAATTGtattaaagttatttatttttagatgaTATATTATTCCCGTAGTTTCTCTATttcaaagaagaagaaaaaactgTATCTTTTTTTATCtgaaaataattatccatttgATAAtcgcaaaataatttaaatttaaattctatttgaatactaatattataGTAAGGAATATGATTAgtttacaaaaacaaattataaaactaaGCATTTATCTTgttaaagaaatataaaaaaagctAATTATGGAATATGAGTAAAATCCTTTAATCCTCGTgagtgaaaaaaaattagacaacATAACTGTCGTGCTACGTCATTCGTATAATAAACTAATGAAGCGTTCacaattttgaaatatttaataataaaaaaataaataataactaaaaaatttTATTGTAAATGTTCATTcatttgttataaatataacatCACACAACCATTgcctgaaataaaaaatttaaaaaaatgtcttACCTTTTATCTTGCACAAGGCTTTGCGAACTGTTTTCTCACAACTCTTGCAATGTAGGCGTACCCTTAATTCAACAGCCTGTGTAGTTTTATACTTATGATATCAAATttactttataataaatatattttcattacattttaaaaaaattaacactgAAAATAAGATTTAATGAATAAAGCCActtaattaaaagagaaaatttcATAATATAATGGAAAAAGAAGGAGAAAAAGGGTGGTAACCTCCATGGATATGCAACATGAAGCTCCTCTTGGAGTTTTAATTTGAGTATGAAGTGAAGATAGGTTTTGACGAAATATATATGTATAGCTCATGA is a window of Mercurialis annua linkage group LG2, ddMerAnnu1.2, whole genome shotgun sequence DNA encoding:
- the LOC126669740 gene encoding heavy metal-associated isoprenylated plant protein 28-like, with product MSYTYIFRQNLSSLHTQIKTPRGASCCISMEAVELRVRLHCKSCEKTVRKALCKIKGVKCVQIDNVSNRITVMGYMERKVVVKTVWKTGIRAELLPSSHHLDLPSPRLSTGFRCIIPKCSIY